Proteins from a genomic interval of Luteibacter pinisoli:
- a CDS encoding DUF3298 and DUF4163 domain-containing protein has product MLVRHILSLVIATAGLAACRDGADRTNGGHTAPPAQASADKDTRSGEDGLYTMELTLPDLPPRADALRHAIDRYVDRQKRAFLDSLDAPGARDRAREIPWDLNLDIAVSARTDRFINVQVDGQAFTGGAHPAPIVDSFTFDKEVGRVVGIREMFADPDGAETVFASEARRQLITQLDDQDEPLASDTQQIEEGTAPGKDHYRVFSLLTGPDDKVHGLTFIFPPYQVAAYVAGPQAVDVPSQAFLSYLKPEYREAFR; this is encoded by the coding sequence ATGCTGGTGCGACACATCCTGTCGCTGGTCATCGCCACCGCCGGGCTCGCCGCCTGTCGCGACGGCGCCGACCGGACGAACGGTGGACATACGGCCCCGCCCGCGCAGGCGAGTGCCGACAAGGATACCCGTTCCGGCGAGGACGGCCTCTACACCATGGAATTGACCCTGCCCGACCTGCCGCCGCGGGCGGATGCCCTGCGCCACGCGATTGATCGCTATGTCGACCGGCAGAAGCGCGCCTTCCTGGATAGCCTGGACGCGCCCGGTGCGCGAGATCGCGCCCGTGAAATCCCGTGGGACCTGAACCTGGATATCGCCGTCTCGGCGCGCACGGACCGCTTCATCAACGTGCAGGTGGATGGCCAGGCCTTCACCGGTGGTGCGCACCCGGCGCCCATCGTGGACAGCTTCACCTTCGACAAGGAAGTGGGCCGCGTGGTCGGTATCCGCGAGATGTTTGCCGACCCGGATGGGGCGGAAACCGTCTTTGCCTCGGAAGCCCGGCGCCAGCTGATCACCCAGCTGGACGACCAGGACGAGCCGCTGGCCTCCGACACGCAGCAGATCGAGGAAGGCACGGCACCCGGCAAGGATCACTACCGTGTCTTCAGCCTGCTTACGGGGCCGGACGACAAGGTGCACGGCCTCACCTTCATCTTCCCGCCGTACCAGGTGGCGGCGTACGTGGCCGGGCCCCAGGCCGTGGACGTGCCCAGCCAGGCCTTTCTCTCCTACCTGAAGCCGGAATACCGCGAGGCCTTCCGCTGA
- a CDS encoding ferredoxin--NADP reductase: MVALATEHVIDVHHWNDSLFSFRTTRDPGFRFESGHFVMIGLEVDGRPLMRAYSIASAHYEEHLEFFSIKVQDGPLTSRLQHLKPGDPVIVSRKPTGTLVLNDLKPGKRLYLLGTGTGLAPFLSIIRDPETYERFDTIVLAHGVRRVEDLAYSDYIENVLPNHEYLGDLVREKLVYYPTVTREDFRNRGRITDAIADGEMARATGLPQINPAEDRVMLCGSPSMLEDICVLLDGEGFQASPRTREPGDYVIERAFVEK, encoded by the coding sequence ATGGTGGCACTGGCGACCGAGCACGTCATCGACGTACATCACTGGAACGACTCGCTTTTCAGCTTCCGCACCACCCGTGACCCGGGGTTCCGCTTCGAGAGCGGGCACTTCGTGATGATCGGCCTGGAAGTGGACGGGCGGCCGCTGATGCGCGCCTATTCCATCGCCAGCGCGCACTACGAAGAGCACCTGGAGTTCTTCAGCATCAAGGTGCAGGACGGCCCGCTCACCTCGCGCCTGCAGCACCTGAAGCCGGGCGATCCGGTCATCGTCAGCCGCAAGCCCACCGGCACCCTGGTGCTGAATGACCTGAAGCCGGGCAAGCGCCTGTACCTGCTGGGCACCGGCACGGGCCTGGCGCCGTTCCTGTCGATCATCCGCGACCCGGAAACGTACGAGCGCTTCGACACCATCGTGCTCGCCCACGGCGTGCGCCGCGTGGAAGACCTCGCGTATTCGGATTACATCGAGAACGTGCTGCCGAACCACGAATACCTCGGCGACCTCGTGCGCGAAAAGCTCGTCTACTACCCGACGGTCACCCGTGAAGACTTCCGCAACCGCGGGCGCATCACCGATGCCATCGCCGACGGCGAGATGGCCCGTGCCACCGGCCTGCCGCAGATCAACCCGGCGGAAGACCGCGTGATGCTGTGTGGCAGCCCGTCGATGCTCGAAGACATCTGCGTGCTGCTGGACGGTGAAGGCTTCCAGGCCTCGCCGCGCACCCGTGAGCCGGGTGATTACGTGATCGAGCGCGCCTTCGTCGAAAAGTAA
- a CDS encoding universal stress protein: MTLELLLNVPRLPLQGAGLRAALAMASRIDARLDAIHVVDMPAAAFTVPEAVPMQLDAVRQRATDARAVARDWADLLGANGLKGKWRVGNGDTVTLLTHASAGYDLVVMERSSTMRGDAPVGFGVVSRTVFGASRGVLVVPDTAPVETLGENVLVAWSGSRESALAVRSSLPLLRKAGKVTVVDGSRDEELGTCALPDTDICGWLDTHGVKAEVLKLGEGALSAPGPELLKVAHETGADLIVMGAWGRSRLSELVLGGTTRFLFMQSDIPMLVAH; encoded by the coding sequence ATGACCCTCGAACTCCTCTTGAACGTCCCCCGCCTGCCCCTGCAGGGCGCCGGCCTGCGCGCCGCCCTGGCCATGGCCTCGCGCATCGATGCCCGGCTGGATGCCATCCATGTGGTGGACATGCCGGCGGCCGCCTTCACGGTGCCGGAGGCGGTGCCGATGCAGCTGGATGCGGTGCGCCAGCGCGCCACCGACGCCCGGGCCGTCGCGAGGGACTGGGCCGACCTGCTCGGCGCCAACGGGCTCAAGGGCAAGTGGCGCGTGGGCAATGGCGATACGGTGACCCTGCTCACCCATGCCTCGGCGGGTTACGACCTGGTGGTGATGGAACGCTCGTCGACCATGCGCGGTGACGCACCGGTCGGCTTCGGCGTGGTCTCGCGCACCGTGTTCGGGGCCAGCCGCGGGGTGCTCGTGGTCCCCGACACCGCGCCGGTGGAGACCCTGGGCGAAAACGTGCTGGTGGCCTGGAGCGGCAGCCGCGAATCGGCGCTGGCGGTGCGCTCGTCGTTGCCGCTGTTGCGCAAGGCCGGCAAGGTCACGGTGGTGGACGGCAGCCGCGACGAGGAACTGGGTACCTGCGCCCTGCCCGATACCGACATCTGCGGCTGGCTGGATACCCATGGGGTGAAGGCCGAAGTGCTCAAGCTCGGTGAGGGAGCGCTGTCGGCGCCCGGCCCGGAACTGCTCAAGGTGGCCCACGAGACCGGCGCGGACCTGATCGTGATGGGCGCCTGGGGCCGCTCGCGTCTTTCCGAACTGGTGCTCGGCGGGACGACGCGCTTCCTCTTCATGCAGTCGGATATCCCGATGCTCGTTGCGCACTGA
- a CDS encoding TonB-dependent receptor → MALALGTCLGGVGSAYAQSTTGNLNGSVPAGGNQTVVVDSTNGLHREVAVDERGHYSITQLPLGTYNVTLMRDGTVVDTRKNIQLRVGASTDVSFAAPAAATAADATSLSGVTVTGTSIPPIDVTSVDSRTVITSEQLAKLPLGRSAEAVARLAPGVVNNGGGFTSDTGRSLASFGGAASNENAYYVNGFNTTDPLNAAGGIQLPYGAIDQQEIYTGGYSAKYGRSDGGVINQVGKRGTNEWHFGAQILWEPNWARASGPNIHYVNTPSSAPAGDLYQPKSQNDKWATTVSAYAGGPLIKDKLFFFVAAEFEKDGQRNVNAVDSSTPASTNTFENPRWYTKLDWNITDNHILEFTDVGDKRSGSGTRYGYNYVDMSRTNTIGPVNNTKVGGDFWNAKYTGYITDNLTISAQYGKMSVKNYDQAGNYDPDLARVDSSGSQNPALNGGSAIKNTQVADISSPGRGNKSNNLRFDVQYVAGDHTLSAGIDNVKSQVLDFGTFSPGPGYSWGYGFQKDPTEAIDNTPGRNFVPAPALFPNGETGYYVSKNVNYNLVNVRSDQKAQYIEDKWQISDRWLVTAGLRNDQFTDYNQFSQPFIKQTRPQWAPRLGASWDVNGDGSFKVYANAGRYYLGLPLNPATGAAAGYTATQQFYTYSGIAADGTPTGLTQMSGVVSGNNSYGIPPDPRTVAGKNLKAENQDEYILGFDKLLGDNWSYGAKATWRKLNTVIDDFCDIDLVTSKAEAEGHTVGSTNSCYLVNGGHGNTFTLLDPSGNPFTVDLSRKEMGMPATKRKYYSLELYMEHQFDGTWYGKFDYVFSHSFGNTEGQSRTDSRQNGAAGSMDWDNSYVMDYANGPLGNDHPHVFKAFGYWQFAPEWQLSSNFQIASGAPEVCLGYYGPDQTDPAHYGSAYHWCDGQPSPPGDKGRLPWTYQWDLGLTYRPTWGDGRLAFSANVFNVTNQQRAVFRYPTEWQSRGTPHPLYRAPLITQDPRYGRLSVSYDF, encoded by the coding sequence ATGGCACTCGCGCTGGGCACCTGTCTAGGCGGCGTCGGTAGCGCATACGCGCAGTCCACCACCGGTAACCTCAACGGCTCAGTCCCGGCCGGCGGCAACCAGACCGTCGTTGTCGACAGCACCAACGGCCTGCACCGCGAAGTCGCCGTTGACGAGCGTGGCCACTACTCCATCACCCAGCTTCCGCTCGGCACCTACAACGTCACGCTGATGCGCGACGGCACCGTGGTCGATACGCGCAAGAACATCCAGCTGCGCGTCGGCGCCAGCACCGATGTCTCGTTCGCCGCCCCGGCCGCCGCGACGGCCGCCGATGCCACCTCCCTGAGCGGCGTGACCGTCACCGGTACCTCGATCCCGCCGATCGACGTCACCTCGGTCGATTCGCGCACCGTCATCACCTCCGAGCAGCTGGCCAAGCTCCCGCTCGGCCGCAGCGCCGAAGCCGTGGCTCGCCTGGCGCCGGGCGTCGTGAACAACGGCGGCGGCTTCACCAGCGACACCGGCCGCTCGCTCGCCAGCTTCGGCGGTGCGGCGTCCAACGAAAATGCGTACTACGTCAACGGCTTCAACACCACCGATCCGCTCAACGCGGCCGGCGGCATCCAGCTGCCGTACGGCGCGATCGACCAGCAGGAAATCTACACCGGCGGCTACAGCGCCAAGTACGGCCGTTCCGACGGCGGCGTGATCAACCAGGTCGGTAAGCGCGGTACGAACGAATGGCACTTCGGCGCACAGATCCTGTGGGAGCCGAACTGGGCACGCGCATCGGGCCCGAACATCCATTACGTGAACACGCCTTCGTCGGCACCGGCCGGTGACCTCTACCAGCCGAAGAGCCAGAACGATAAGTGGGCAACCACCGTCAGCGCCTACGCCGGCGGCCCGCTGATCAAGGACAAGCTGTTCTTCTTCGTGGCGGCCGAGTTCGAGAAGGACGGCCAGCGCAACGTCAATGCCGTCGACAGCAGCACGCCCGCGTCGACCAACACGTTCGAGAACCCGCGCTGGTACACCAAGCTCGACTGGAACATCACGGATAACCACATCCTTGAGTTCACCGACGTCGGCGACAAGCGCTCCGGTAGCGGCACGCGCTACGGCTACAACTACGTCGACATGTCGCGCACCAACACCATCGGCCCGGTGAACAACACCAAGGTCGGCGGCGATTTCTGGAACGCGAAGTACACGGGCTACATCACCGACAACCTGACCATCAGTGCCCAGTACGGCAAGATGTCGGTGAAGAACTATGACCAGGCCGGCAACTACGATCCGGACCTGGCGCGCGTCGACAGCTCGGGCAGCCAGAACCCGGCGCTCAACGGCGGCAGCGCGATCAAGAACACCCAGGTCGCGGACATCAGCTCGCCGGGCCGTGGCAACAAGTCGAACAACCTTCGCTTCGACGTGCAGTACGTCGCCGGCGACCACACGCTGTCGGCCGGTATCGACAACGTCAAGTCGCAGGTGCTCGACTTCGGCACGTTCAGCCCGGGCCCGGGTTACAGCTGGGGCTACGGTTTCCAGAAGGATCCGACCGAAGCGATCGACAACACCCCGGGACGTAACTTCGTGCCGGCGCCGGCGCTGTTCCCGAACGGCGAGACCGGTTACTACGTCAGCAAGAACGTCAACTACAACCTGGTCAACGTGCGTTCCGACCAGAAGGCGCAGTACATCGAGGACAAGTGGCAGATCAGCGATCGCTGGCTCGTGACCGCAGGCCTGCGTAACGACCAGTTCACCGACTACAACCAGTTCAGCCAGCCGTTCATCAAGCAGACGCGTCCGCAGTGGGCCCCGCGCCTGGGTGCGTCGTGGGACGTGAACGGTGACGGCAGCTTCAAGGTGTACGCGAACGCCGGCCGTTACTACCTCGGCCTGCCGCTGAACCCGGCCACGGGTGCCGCCGCCGGTTACACCGCCACGCAGCAGTTCTACACCTACTCGGGCATCGCCGCGGACGGTACACCGACCGGCCTGACCCAGATGAGCGGTGTCGTCTCGGGTAACAACTCGTACGGTATCCCGCCTGACCCGCGCACCGTCGCCGGCAAGAACCTGAAGGCCGAGAACCAGGACGAATACATCCTCGGTTTCGACAAGCTGCTGGGTGACAACTGGTCGTACGGCGCCAAGGCGACCTGGCGCAAGCTCAATACCGTCATCGACGATTTCTGCGACATCGACCTCGTCACCTCGAAGGCCGAGGCCGAAGGCCACACCGTCGGTTCGACCAACAGCTGCTACCTGGTCAACGGTGGCCACGGCAACACCTTCACCCTGCTCGACCCGTCCGGCAACCCGTTCACGGTGGACCTGTCGCGCAAGGAAATGGGCATGCCCGCGACCAAGCGTAAGTACTACAGCCTTGAGCTCTACATGGAGCACCAGTTCGACGGCACGTGGTACGGCAAGTTCGATTACGTGTTCTCGCATTCGTTCGGCAACACGGAAGGCCAGTCGCGTACCGACTCGCGCCAGAACGGCGCCGCCGGCAGCATGGACTGGGACAACAGCTATGTGATGGATTACGCCAACGGCCCGCTCGGCAACGACCATCCGCACGTCTTCAAGGCGTTCGGCTACTGGCAGTTCGCTCCGGAATGGCAGCTCTCGAGCAACTTCCAGATCGCCTCTGGCGCCCCGGAAGTCTGCCTGGGCTACTACGGCCCGGACCAGACCGACCCCGCTCACTACGGTTCCGCGTACCACTGGTGCGATGGCCAGCCGTCGCCCCCGGGTGACAAGGGCCGCCTGCCGTGGACCTACCAGTGGGATCTGGGCCTGACCTACCGTCCGACCTGGGGCGACGGTCGCCTGGCGTTCTCGGCCAACGTGTTCAACGTGACCAACCAGCAGCGCGCCGTGTTCCGTTACCCGACGGAATGGCAGTCGCGTGGCACGCCGCACCCGCTGTATCGCGCGCCGCTGATCACGCAGGACCCGCGTTACGGCCGCCTGTCGGTCTCGTACGACTTCTAA
- the trhA gene encoding PAQR family membrane homeostasis protein TrhA, with protein MTLDSAHPRYGFGEEVASSVIHGLGIVLSIVGLVVLVAFSAMHGDTRSVVASSVFGSTLILLYTASTLYHSVTGGPAKRVLRTLDHIAIFLLIAGTYTPFTLLALPGAWGWGLFGTIWGLAILGSAAELGLLKRYRKAAVVMYVLMGWAAIVAIEPLRENVQTGGLVLLFAGGVAYTAGVPFYVARRMPYGHAIWHFFVLAGSVLHYLAILLYVLPDAAGH; from the coding sequence ATGACCCTCGACAGCGCGCATCCGCGCTACGGTTTCGGCGAAGAGGTCGCGAGCAGCGTGATCCACGGGCTGGGCATCGTTCTCAGCATTGTCGGGCTGGTGGTGCTTGTCGCGTTTTCGGCCATGCATGGCGACACGCGTTCAGTGGTGGCCAGTTCTGTTTTCGGCAGCACGCTGATCCTGCTCTACACGGCGTCCACGCTGTATCACTCGGTGACCGGTGGCCCGGCCAAGCGCGTCTTGCGCACCCTCGACCACATCGCGATCTTCCTGCTGATTGCCGGCACCTATACGCCGTTTACGCTGCTCGCGTTGCCGGGCGCGTGGGGCTGGGGCCTGTTCGGCACCATCTGGGGCCTGGCCATCCTCGGCAGCGCCGCGGAGCTCGGCCTGCTCAAGCGTTACCGCAAGGCCGCGGTGGTGATGTACGTGCTGATGGGCTGGGCCGCCATCGTCGCGATCGAGCCGCTACGCGAGAACGTGCAGACCGGGGGCCTGGTGCTGCTGTTCGCCGGCGGTGTGGCGTACACCGCCGGCGTTCCCTTCTATGTCGCCCGGCGCATGCCCTACGGGCACGCTATCTGGCATTTCTTCGTGCTGGCGGGCAGCGTGCTGCATTACCTCGCGATCCTGCTTTACGTACTGCCCGACGCTGCCGGCCACTGA
- a CDS encoding DUF885 domain-containing protein, protein MFRRLALAAAVTFAVGSLHAEAAQPAWIARSNTDAQLLLDLTARFSPESATDIGVKGYDEKTADLGPDVDKRQRAALVELRGKLDKRLAEEKDPNVHQDLQILLKQIDGNIKGIDLNDKYMLPWFDAGQMIFSGEFSLLNAESTPEQNASALGRLKCYVGMTAGCTPLVDQAKARTTEKLGDKQLLGPVKADVEQKLGNTQRYVDGIRKLFAEKKISGSDEAMAKLDKQLKDYNAWVTKTVLPRSRSDFRLPEPMYAYNLEQVGLDIAPRDLIARAELEFMETSYALQQLAPVVAKAEGLPDGDYRDVLKALKKKQLAKDQVVPTYHAVIGKIEDTIRKQRIVELPKRELAMRLASEAENARTPAPHMDPPPFINNTGQRGTFVLTTGNPPANGDNSQMYDDFTFEAAAWTLTAHEGRPGHELQFAAMVEQGVSLTRSLFAFNSVNVEGWALYAEAEMVPYEPPAGQFIALQFRLLRAARAFLDPMLNLGLVSRDRAHDILVHDVGLSEPMARQELDRYTLNSPGQATAYFYGYTRILQLRAETQVKLGDKFDRKAFNDFLIAQGLLPPDLLADAVRTRFIPEQLKKK, encoded by the coding sequence ATGTTCCGACGACTCGCTCTCGCTGCCGCGGTCACCTTTGCCGTGGGCAGCCTGCACGCTGAAGCCGCGCAGCCCGCCTGGATCGCCCGCAGCAACACCGATGCGCAGCTTCTGCTCGACCTCACCGCCCGCTTCAGCCCGGAATCGGCCACCGATATCGGCGTGAAGGGATACGACGAGAAAACGGCCGACCTCGGCCCGGATGTCGACAAGCGCCAGCGCGCCGCCCTGGTGGAACTGCGCGGCAAGCTCGACAAGCGCCTGGCGGAAGAGAAGGATCCCAACGTCCACCAGGACCTGCAGATCCTGCTCAAGCAGATCGACGGCAACATCAAGGGCATCGACCTCAACGACAAATACATGCTGCCGTGGTTCGACGCCGGGCAGATGATCTTCAGCGGCGAGTTCTCCCTGCTGAATGCGGAGAGCACGCCCGAGCAGAACGCCTCGGCGCTGGGCCGCCTGAAGTGCTATGTCGGCATGACCGCCGGCTGCACGCCGCTCGTGGACCAGGCGAAGGCGCGCACCACCGAGAAGCTCGGCGACAAGCAGCTGCTGGGCCCGGTGAAAGCCGATGTCGAACAGAAGCTGGGAAATACGCAGCGCTACGTCGATGGCATCCGCAAGCTCTTTGCCGAAAAGAAGATCAGCGGCAGCGACGAGGCGATGGCCAAGCTCGACAAGCAGCTGAAGGACTACAACGCCTGGGTGACGAAGACGGTGCTGCCGCGTTCGCGTTCCGATTTCCGCCTGCCCGAACCGATGTACGCCTACAACCTGGAGCAGGTGGGCCTGGACATCGCGCCGCGTGATCTCATCGCCCGCGCCGAGCTGGAGTTCATGGAAACCTCCTATGCGCTGCAGCAGCTGGCGCCGGTGGTGGCGAAGGCCGAAGGCCTGCCCGACGGCGACTACCGCGACGTGCTGAAGGCGCTGAAGAAGAAGCAGCTCGCGAAGGACCAGGTGGTCCCGACGTATCACGCCGTGATCGGCAAGATCGAAGACACGATCCGCAAGCAGCGCATCGTCGAACTGCCCAAGCGCGAACTGGCCATGCGTCTCGCCTCCGAAGCCGAGAACGCGCGCACGCCCGCGCCGCACATGGATCCGCCCCCGTTCATCAACAACACCGGGCAGCGCGGCACGTTCGTGCTGACCACGGGCAACCCGCCGGCCAACGGCGACAACTCGCAGATGTACGACGACTTCACCTTTGAAGCCGCCGCATGGACGCTTACCGCGCACGAAGGCCGCCCGGGCCACGAGCTGCAGTTTGCCGCGATGGTGGAACAGGGCGTCTCGCTCACGCGCAGCCTGTTCGCCTTCAACAGCGTGAACGTTGAAGGCTGGGCGCTGTACGCCGAAGCAGAGATGGTGCCGTACGAGCCGCCGGCAGGCCAGTTCATCGCCCTGCAGTTCCGCTTGCTGCGCGCCGCGCGTGCCTTCCTCGACCCGATGCTCAACCTCGGCCTGGTATCGCGCGATCGTGCACACGACATCCTCGTCCACGACGTGGGCCTGTCCGAGCCGATGGCGCGCCAGGAACTGGACCGCTACACGCTGAACTCACCGGGCCAGGCCACGGCCTATTTCTACGGCTACACGCGGATCCTGCAGCTGCGTGCGGAAACCCAGGTGAAGCTCGGCGACAAGTTCGACCGCAAGGCCTTCAATGATTTCCTGATCGCGCAGGGCCTGCTCCCGCCCGACCTGCTGGCCGACGCGGTGCGCACGCGCTTCATTCCGGAACAGCTGAAGAAGAAATAA
- a CDS encoding DUF456 domain-containing protein, which translates to MDLALYLLAAALIVGGVAGAVLPVLPGIPMIFGGIWLAAAVDEYQHLGWGWLVAIGIIGAVGVALDFVSASLGAKKIGATPRALWGAGVGTTVGMFFGIPGLIIGPFAGAVAGELSSGKSILRSAHVGVSTWVGMLVGMLAKVVISFLMLGMAGVALLLA; encoded by the coding sequence ATGGACCTCGCCCTTTACCTGCTGGCCGCCGCACTGATCGTCGGCGGCGTGGCGGGTGCCGTGTTGCCCGTGCTCCCCGGTATTCCCATGATCTTCGGCGGCATCTGGCTGGCGGCGGCCGTGGACGAGTACCAGCACCTCGGCTGGGGCTGGCTGGTGGCCATCGGCATCATCGGCGCGGTGGGCGTGGCGCTGGATTTCGTCTCGGCGTCACTCGGCGCCAAAAAGATCGGGGCCACGCCACGGGCATTGTGGGGCGCGGGTGTCGGCACCACCGTCGGCATGTTTTTCGGCATCCCAGGGCTCATCATCGGCCCCTTCGCTGGCGCCGTGGCGGGTGAGCTGAGCTCGGGCAAGAGCATCCTGCGCTCCGCCCACGTGGGCGTCAGCACCTGGGTCGGCATGCTGGTGGGCATGCTGGCCAAGGTGGTCATCTCCTTCCTGATGCTCGGCATGGCCGGCGTGGCGCTGCTGCTCGCCTGA
- a CDS encoding cysteine dioxygenase, which produces MGKRSSIIKTLRDIAFDYSDAPVPDLAAMGRELGSALHARHDEVTQALGALRERRRGFERWMLAERGKPAASVLVMAWPPGYATPVHDHGGLWGLEATIAGALEVESFLKDGTAETLRSVGRTWLGPGDATWFEGVDDHAHRCRNLSRHDTALTLHVYGGDLAQYLAYEQPGPSGHWIARPRQSLIAGRLTA; this is translated from the coding sequence ATGGGTAAGCGTTCTTCCATCATCAAAACCTTGCGGGATATCGCGTTCGATTACTCGGACGCGCCCGTGCCGGACCTCGCCGCCATGGGGCGGGAGCTCGGCAGTGCGCTGCACGCACGGCACGACGAAGTCACCCAGGCCCTGGGCGCCCTGCGCGAGCGCCGCCGGGGCTTTGAACGCTGGATGCTCGCCGAGCGCGGCAAGCCGGCTGCCAGCGTGCTGGTGATGGCCTGGCCGCCTGGCTACGCCACGCCGGTGCACGATCACGGCGGTTTGTGGGGCCTCGAAGCCACCATCGCCGGCGCGCTCGAGGTTGAGTCGTTCCTCAAGGACGGCACGGCCGAAACCCTGCGCAGCGTGGGCCGCACCTGGCTTGGCCCGGGCGATGCCACCTGGTTCGAAGGCGTGGACGATCACGCGCACCGCTGCCGCAATTTGTCGCGGCACGACACGGCGCTCACGCTTCACGTGTACGGTGGCGATCTGGCACAGTACCTCGCGTATGAGCAGCCCGGTCCTTCGGGACACTGGATCGCACGACCGAGGCAATCACTTATCGCGGGACGCCTGACGGCCTGA
- a CDS encoding energy transducer TonB: protein MSFARPQALSGLHPDAVRIVAMSAAIALNAAALIAVMRPMVAEIVTFRPTPPSIILIDHPTPPKPLPVPDIKLQALPKVPPTTPPKPRVVAPEPPVVAAVPSDEGTMQAAPMVEAPATPAPAVEAAPVETTLAYVAAPAPKYPTQAVRGRMSGTVTLRVLVDESGKPLEVVIEGSSGHKVLDDAARNQVLSAWRFQPAVQNGQHVKAWARIPVTFDLHNL from the coding sequence ATGTCGTTCGCCCGTCCGCAGGCCCTGTCCGGACTTCATCCGGATGCCGTTCGCATTGTCGCCATGAGTGCGGCGATCGCCCTCAATGCCGCCGCGCTTATCGCCGTCATGCGGCCGATGGTGGCTGAGATCGTCACGTTCAGACCGACGCCCCCCAGCATCATCCTGATCGACCACCCCACGCCGCCAAAACCGCTACCGGTGCCGGACATCAAGCTGCAGGCGTTGCCGAAGGTGCCACCCACCACCCCGCCGAAACCACGCGTGGTGGCACCTGAACCACCGGTGGTCGCGGCCGTGCCGTCCGACGAAGGCACGATGCAGGCGGCCCCCATGGTGGAAGCGCCCGCCACCCCGGCACCCGCCGTGGAGGCGGCGCCCGTGGAAACCACGCTGGCCTACGTGGCGGCGCCTGCGCCGAAGTACCCGACGCAAGCGGTCCGCGGGCGCATGTCGGGGACGGTCACGCTGAGGGTCCTCGTCGACGAGAGCGGCAAGCCGCTCGAGGTGGTGATCGAGGGCAGCAGTGGCCACAAGGTGCTGGATGACGCGGCTCGCAACCAGGTGCTGTCGGCCTGGCGCTTCCAGCCGGCGGTGCAGAACGGCCAGCACGTCAAGGCCTGGGCACGCATCCCGGTCACGTTTGACCTGCACAACCTCTGA
- a CDS encoding RIO1 family regulatory kinase/ATPase, with protein sequence MTESVTLLKADELGRIERVERDGVVLIRRDIAAARWWARGFARRAAAREARALKRLDGIDGVPRLLAWNGRVLERSYMAGQPMQLGRPLDPAYYRDALRLLAVLHRRGIVHNDLAKEPNWLVREDGSPGLVDFQIAWTRGRRGSLFRLLAREDLRHLLKHKRTYAAERLSARQRGILAQAAPHSRLWRATGKRLYKLIARRIFGYWDNEGQGRIRK encoded by the coding sequence ATGACGGAATCCGTCACCCTGCTCAAGGCCGACGAGCTCGGCCGCATTGAACGCGTGGAGCGCGACGGCGTCGTACTCATTCGCCGTGATATCGCCGCGGCGCGCTGGTGGGCGCGCGGGTTTGCCCGCCGGGCCGCCGCGCGTGAAGCACGCGCGCTGAAGCGTCTGGATGGCATCGATGGCGTGCCGCGCCTGCTGGCCTGGAATGGCCGCGTGCTGGAGCGCAGCTACATGGCCGGCCAGCCCATGCAGCTGGGCCGCCCGCTGGATCCGGCGTATTACCGCGATGCCCTGCGCCTGCTGGCCGTGCTGCATCGCCGGGGCATCGTGCACAACGACCTGGCGAAAGAGCCGAACTGGCTGGTCCGCGAGGATGGCAGCCCCGGGCTGGTCGATTTCCAGATTGCGTGGACGCGTGGCCGCCGCGGATCGCTGTTCCGCCTGCTGGCGCGGGAAGACCTGCGCCATCTGCTCAAGCACAAGCGAACGTATGCGGCGGAACGGCTGAGTGCCCGCCAGCGCGGCATCCTCGCCCAGGCCGCCCCGCATTCGCGGCTGTGGCGGGCTACCGGCAAGCGCCTCTACAAGCTCATTGCAAGGCGCATTTTCGGCTACTGGGACAACGAAGGGCAGGGCCGGATTCGTAAATGA